In the genome of Qipengyuania seohaensis, one region contains:
- a CDS encoding prolyl-tRNA synthetase associated domain-containing protein encodes MTPIDEKGLRADIDALAIPFSHHEHEAVFTVEESRDIKASLPGEHTKNLFLKDAKGAFWLVTVPAEARVNLKALPEAIGCKRVSFGKPEDMQRLIGIAPGSVTPLAMIHALPGSVTCVLEAGLARAERVNVHPLRNTATIGLSGAHILQLLEHWGHAPVVAEIPVQETA; translated from the coding sequence GCGCTCGCGATCCCTTTTTCGCATCACGAGCACGAGGCCGTCTTCACCGTCGAGGAAAGCCGCGACATCAAGGCCAGCCTTCCCGGCGAGCATACGAAGAACCTCTTCCTCAAGGATGCCAAGGGCGCCTTCTGGCTGGTCACCGTCCCGGCAGAAGCGCGGGTGAACCTGAAGGCCCTGCCCGAAGCCATCGGCTGCAAGCGGGTGAGCTTCGGCAAGCCGGAAGATATGCAGCGCCTTATCGGCATTGCGCCCGGGTCAGTGACGCCGCTAGCCATGATCCATGCATTGCCGGGCAGCGTGACCTGCGTCCTCGAAGCGGGCCTGGCGCGCGCGGAGCGGGTAAATGTCCACCCGCTTCGCAATACCGCGACAATCGGGCTTTCCGGCGCGCATATCTTGCAGCTGCTGGAACATTGGGGTCATGCGCCCGTCGTCGCAGAAATCCCGGTTCAGGAGACCGCATGA
- the fghA gene encoding S-formylglutathione hydrolase, with the protein MKLDYLSQNKAYGGDQFVCSHQSQATGTEMTFSIYVPPHEAGAKLPVLWYLSGLTCTHANVTEKGEYRRACAEHGVIFVAPDTSPRGENVPDAADEYDFGKGAGFYVDATQDPWSEHFRMRSYIEIELPSVVAGEFPVDLSRQSITGHSMGGHGALTIGLRDPQRFRSISAFSPIVAPSRVPWGEKALSRYLGEDREAWRAYDAVALIEDGARHDHILVDQGTADQFLEEQLKTGALTMACAKAGMSPEIRMQEGYDHSYYFISTFMAAHVKWHAERLA; encoded by the coding sequence ATGAAGCTCGATTACCTTTCGCAGAACAAGGCCTACGGCGGGGACCAGTTCGTCTGTTCGCACCAGTCGCAGGCGACCGGCACCGAAATGACGTTCTCGATCTATGTCCCGCCGCATGAAGCGGGCGCGAAGCTGCCGGTCCTGTGGTATCTGTCGGGCCTCACCTGCACGCATGCCAATGTCACCGAGAAGGGCGAATACCGCCGCGCCTGCGCAGAGCATGGCGTGATCTTCGTCGCCCCGGACACCAGCCCGCGTGGCGAGAACGTGCCCGACGCGGCGGACGAATACGACTTCGGCAAGGGTGCGGGTTTCTATGTCGATGCGACGCAGGATCCCTGGAGCGAGCATTTCCGCATGCGCAGCTATATCGAGATAGAGCTGCCCTCCGTCGTCGCGGGCGAATTTCCCGTCGACCTCTCGCGCCAGTCGATCACGGGCCACTCGATGGGGGGGCACGGCGCGCTGACCATCGGGCTGCGCGATCCGCAGCGCTTCCGTTCGATCAGCGCCTTTTCGCCGATCGTCGCGCCTTCGCGCGTGCCATGGGGTGAAAAAGCGCTGTCGCGCTATCTGGGCGAAGACCGCGAAGCATGGCGCGCCTATGACGCGGTGGCCCTGATCGAGGACGGCGCACGCCACGACCATATCCTCGTCGACCAGGGCACTGCCGACCAGTTCCTCGAAGAACAGCTGAAAACCGGCGCGCTTACCATGGCCTGCGCCAAGGCGGGCATGAGTCCGGAAATCCGCATGCAGGAGGGGTATGACCACTCCTACTACTTCATCTCGACCTTTATGGCCGCGCATGTGAAGTGGCATGCGGAACGGCTTGCCTAG
- a CDS encoding SpoIIAA family protein, whose product MLTITKTAADRIDIVLDGKVDADIMRKALDDLIEKSEGMTRGKMFYRITNFELPTLGAIGVEFSRLPKLFRMLGAFAKCAVLTDSDWLEKAAELEGALIPGMDIKSFDYDAVDVAEAWLDL is encoded by the coding sequence ATGCTGACCATTACCAAGACTGCTGCCGACCGGATCGATATCGTTCTGGACGGCAAGGTCGATGCGGACATCATGCGCAAGGCGCTCGATGATCTGATCGAGAAGTCCGAAGGCATGACCCGGGGCAAGATGTTCTACCGGATCACCAATTTCGAACTGCCTACTCTGGGCGCGATCGGCGTCGAGTTCAGCCGTCTGCCCAAGCTCTTCAGAATGCTCGGCGCGTTCGCCAAATGCGCGGTGCTGACGGATTCGGACTGGCTGGAGAAAGCTGCGGAACTGGAAGGCGCGCTGATCCCGGGCATGGATATCAAGAGCTTCGACTACGACGCTGTGGACGTCGCGGAGGCGTGGCTGGATCTCTAG
- a CDS encoding nucleotidyltransferase domain-containing protein, producing MSADQAIPQPVRDEIETRLADIETKEGIRYLLAIESGSRAWGFPSPDSDFDVRFVYVRQRDDYLSLKQPRDVIEQPIVDDIDLNGWDIRKALGLMLKQNAVLSEWIESSIRYRPQDPMIADLAALGDRYFDPQGYARHYASLGRSTVKRWLESEQGVTVKKYFYALRPALSVRALRMCSQARPPMRLQDLMAVTGLPRTLSEEIEEMVAIKAETREAGSAKPRPAIDAFIADELDRVEEVASRPASEEFADEANAFFLKLVGAGT from the coding sequence ATGAGCGCCGATCAGGCCATCCCGCAGCCGGTGCGGGACGAAATTGAAACGCGGCTAGCGGATATCGAGACGAAGGAGGGCATCCGCTATCTACTCGCGATCGAATCCGGATCGCGGGCTTGGGGCTTTCCTTCTCCTGACAGCGATTTCGATGTCCGCTTCGTATATGTGCGTCAACGCGATGACTATCTGTCACTCAAGCAACCGCGCGATGTGATCGAACAGCCTATCGTCGACGATATCGACCTCAACGGGTGGGATATCCGCAAGGCTCTCGGCCTCATGCTCAAGCAAAATGCGGTGCTCTCGGAATGGATCGAAAGTTCAATTCGTTACCGACCCCAGGATCCCATGATTGCGGACCTCGCCGCGCTGGGTGACCGGTATTTCGACCCGCAGGGGTATGCCCGCCACTATGCCAGCTTGGGGCGGAGCACCGTGAAGCGCTGGCTGGAGTCCGAGCAAGGCGTCACGGTCAAGAAATACTTCTACGCGCTGCGCCCTGCATTGTCGGTGAGAGCGCTTCGCATGTGCTCGCAGGCGCGCCCCCCGATGCGGTTGCAGGACCTGATGGCAGTCACAGGCCTGCCTCGCACTTTGTCGGAGGAAATCGAGGAGATGGTCGCAATCAAGGCTGAAACGCGAGAGGCAGGAAGCGCGAAGCCCCGACCGGCGATCGATGCTTTCATCGCTGACGAACTCGACCGGGTTGAGGAGGTGGCTTCACGGCCGGCAAGCGAAGAGTTCGCGGACGAGGCGAACGCGTTCTTCCTGAAGCTGGTGGGCGCCGGCACCTGA
- a CDS encoding polyhydroxyalkanoate depolymerase translates to MLYHAYELQRSWLSSASAWASIGAEMLSNPALPQNYMGGYMGLGPMAASALEVFAHATATYGKPAWGIESVEAGGRHWPVVESTVVNKPFGDLKRFRREGLAEDAPRLLVVAPMSGHYATLLRGTVERMLENYTVFVTDWADARNVPLHEGHFDLDDYMDYVIEFLEYIGPGAHAMAVCQPSVPVFAATAIMNRDGHECVPKTLTMMGGPIDTRCSPTSVNDLAMERPIEWFQHNVIATVPMQYRGGGRRVYPGFMQLAGFMSMNLGNHMMSHYEMFKHLTVGDDASAQATKDFYDEYRSVCDMTAEFYLQTVEEVFQTHAIPNGTFMHRGKRIDLGDITGTALLAIEGERDDISGLGQTRAALELTPNLDASKKRYYMAEGAGHYGIFNGSKWRGKIAPVVEEFIAAHG, encoded by the coding sequence ATGCTTTATCACGCCTATGAACTCCAGCGCAGCTGGTTATCCAGCGCCAGCGCATGGGCCTCCATCGGGGCGGAAATGCTGTCCAATCCCGCCCTGCCGCAGAATTACATGGGCGGTTACATGGGGTTGGGCCCGATGGCCGCCAGCGCGCTGGAAGTCTTCGCCCATGCCACCGCGACCTATGGCAAGCCTGCCTGGGGTATCGAAAGCGTCGAGGCGGGCGGCAGGCACTGGCCGGTCGTCGAGTCGACCGTGGTCAACAAGCCGTTCGGGGACCTCAAGCGCTTCCGCCGTGAAGGCCTTGCCGAAGATGCGCCGCGCCTCCTGGTCGTCGCCCCGATGAGCGGGCACTACGCCACGCTGCTGCGCGGAACGGTCGAGCGGATGCTCGAAAACTATACCGTCTTCGTCACCGACTGGGCCGATGCACGCAACGTGCCCTTGCACGAAGGTCATTTCGACCTCGACGATTACATGGACTACGTGATCGAGTTCCTCGAATACATCGGTCCCGGCGCCCATGCCATGGCCGTGTGCCAGCCGTCCGTGCCGGTCTTTGCGGCCACCGCGATCATGAATCGCGATGGACACGAATGCGTTCCGAAAACGCTAACCATGATGGGCGGTCCGATCGACACGCGCTGTTCGCCGACCAGCGTAAACGACCTCGCGATGGAACGCCCGATCGAGTGGTTCCAGCACAATGTCATCGCAACCGTCCCGATGCAGTATCGCGGCGGCGGCCGGCGCGTATATCCCGGCTTCATGCAGCTCGCCGGCTTCATGAGCATGAACCTCGGCAATCACATGATGAGCCACTACGAGATGTTCAAACACCTCACCGTTGGCGATGACGCCAGCGCGCAGGCGACCAAGGATTTCTACGACGAATATCGCAGCGTGTGCGACATGACCGCCGAGTTCTATCTCCAGACGGTGGAAGAGGTCTTCCAGACGCACGCCATCCCGAACGGCACCTTCATGCACCGCGGCAAGCGTATCGACCTCGGCGATATCACCGGGACCGCTCTCCTCGCCATCGAGGGCGAGCGCGACGATATCTCGGGCCTCGGCCAGACCCGCGCCGCGCTGGAGCTGACGCCCAATCTCGATGCCTCGAAAAAGCGCTACTACATGGCCGAAGGCGCGGGCCATTACGGCATCTTCAACGGCAGCAAATGGCGCGGCAAGATCGCGCCAGTGGTCGAGGAATTCATCGCCGCGCATGGGTGA
- a CDS encoding ABC transporter transmembrane domain-containing protein, translating into MDKTGEIAEAEATPKRGIFRRRRKDGETRSLGALAMVWQSAKAYPLQLTLASIALLATALITSLALPSALKLIIDRGFGGDGTGDIGRWFRYLLALVATLGIFTALRFYFVSWLGERVVADIRRKVHENLLRLSPSFFEENSPKEISSRMTSDTAVIEQVVGTTISMALRNAIMAVAAAGYLFWLAPQLAVYIFIGIPVVILPIAIFGARLRNISRSSQDRIADVGAMVTEVLSAMKVVQAFGQQDREGGRFADAVERTFETARKRVLLRALMTATAITLIFGSIVLLLWRGAVLVEAGELTGGTIMAFVFAGMIVGGSVGALAEVVGDLLRAAGAAQRLSELLAEKPGIAAPARPEALPEPARGSLSFRNVTFRYPTRLEAPAITDFSLEVEPGETVAIVGPSGAGKSTIFQLAERFYDPQAGTVRLDGIPLTSADPAAIRKRIAFVPQEGVLFSASARDNLRYGNWDASEEDIWAAARAANATEFLEKLPDGLDTYLGENGTQLSGGQRQRIAIARALLRDAPILLLDEATSALDAESERLVQDALERLMENRTTLVIAHRLATVRAADRIVVMEDGRIAEQGTHAQLSDNGGLYARLASLQFGLESA; encoded by the coding sequence ATGGACAAGACGGGCGAAATTGCAGAAGCTGAGGCCACGCCGAAACGCGGCATATTCAGGCGCCGCCGCAAGGACGGGGAAACCCGCTCGCTGGGCGCGCTGGCCATGGTCTGGCAGTCCGCCAAGGCCTATCCGCTCCAGCTGACGCTGGCCTCGATCGCGCTGCTCGCGACGGCTCTCATCACCTCGCTTGCCCTGCCGAGCGCACTCAAGCTGATTATCGACCGCGGTTTCGGCGGCGACGGCACCGGCGATATCGGCCGCTGGTTCCGATACCTGCTTGCCCTCGTGGCGACACTGGGCATCTTTACGGCCCTGCGGTTCTATTTCGTCAGCTGGCTTGGCGAACGCGTGGTCGCCGACATCCGGCGCAAAGTACATGAAAACCTTCTGCGGCTGTCCCCCTCCTTCTTCGAAGAGAACAGCCCCAAGGAAATCTCCAGCCGGATGACCTCCGACACCGCGGTCATCGAACAGGTGGTGGGCACCACCATTTCCATGGCACTGCGCAACGCCATCATGGCTGTGGCCGCGGCAGGCTATTTGTTCTGGCTGGCACCGCAGCTTGCCGTGTACATCTTCATCGGCATCCCGGTGGTCATACTGCCGATCGCGATTTTCGGCGCACGCCTGCGCAATATCAGCCGGTCGAGCCAGGATCGCATTGCCGATGTCGGCGCAATGGTCACCGAAGTGCTGTCCGCGATGAAGGTCGTGCAGGCATTCGGCCAGCAGGATCGCGAAGGCGGCCGTTTCGCCGATGCGGTCGAGCGGACGTTCGAGACGGCCCGCAAGCGCGTGTTGCTGCGCGCCCTGATGACCGCCACCGCCATCACCCTGATTTTCGGCTCCATCGTGCTGCTGCTGTGGCGCGGGGCCGTGCTGGTCGAGGCGGGGGAACTGACCGGCGGCACCATCATGGCCTTCGTCTTTGCCGGCATGATCGTGGGCGGAAGCGTCGGCGCGCTGGCCGAAGTGGTCGGCGACCTGCTGCGTGCAGCCGGTGCCGCCCAGCGCCTCAGCGAACTGCTGGCCGAAAAGCCGGGCATCGCAGCACCCGCGCGTCCGGAAGCGCTGCCCGAACCCGCGCGCGGCAGCCTGTCCTTCCGCAACGTCACCTTCCGCTATCCGACACGGCTCGAAGCGCCCGCCATCACCGACTTCAGCCTTGAGGTTGAGCCGGGCGAAACGGTCGCCATCGTCGGCCCATCGGGTGCCGGCAAGTCGACGATCTTCCAGCTGGCCGAGCGTTTCTACGACCCGCAGGCAGGCACGGTCAGGCTAGACGGCATCCCGCTGACCAGCGCCGATCCCGCCGCAATCCGGAAGCGGATCGCGTTCGTCCCGCAGGAAGGTGTCCTGTTTTCCGCCAGCGCCCGCGACAATTTACGCTATGGCAATTGGGATGCGAGCGAAGAGGATATCTGGGCCGCTGCGCGAGCCGCGAATGCGACCGAATTCCTCGAAAAGCTCCCCGATGGTCTCGATACCTATCTGGGTGAGAACGGAACCCAGCTTTCGGGCGGCCAGCGGCAGCGTATCGCGATTGCCCGCGCCCTGCTGCGCGATGCACCAATCCTTTTGCTGGATGAGGCGACCAGTGCGCTCGATGCGGAAAGCGAGCGCCTGGTGCAGGATGCGCTCGAACGCCTGATGGAGAACCGCACCACGCTGGTAATCGCGCACCGTCTCGCCACCGTGCGCGCGGCAGACCGGATCGTCGTTATGGAGGACGGGCGCATTGCCGAACAAGGCACCCATGCGCAGCTGTCCGATAACGGCGGGCTCTATGCACGGCTCGCCTCGCTCCAGTTCGGCCTCGAAAGCGCCTGA
- a CDS encoding M13 family metallopeptidase, with the protein MTKNFLAAGASAIALILGAPAAAEETASPTMDFGTWGVGTDLIDDSVDPGDDFNAYVNGKWIAENEIPADRQRFGAFDMLREGAIHDVQTLVNDLVASNPEPGTAARRIVDAYNAYLDVEAIDASGLAPARPYLDTIFAAEDLASLVSLFGDPRYPGLVTAGVTIDARNPTDHAVGIGFDGMGLPDRDYYLVDSESNLKVREAYMDYLATMLGAAGYADPASAAKAVYAFERKVAELEWARQVLRMPKLTYNELTPDDLTAMAGDFPIAALLEASQLGGQERYLARQLPPTAEEIEELELTQEQLDMIGGGLPAMMKLLSETPLATLKAYMATRFLERNASVLSSELDDANFAFYGKTINGQEQQQERWKRAINAAEGALGEQLGALYVARYFPPESKARMDELVANLSRSMSLALDANEWMTPETIAEARTKLEGFVPMIGYPAEFETYDGLEIDPTDPLGNLMNARVWETEDARSRLGTKVDPTEWGMFPQTVNAYYSPLTNRIVFPAAILQPPFFNAQADEAVNYGGIGAVIGHEIGHGYDDQGSQFDATGTLRNWWQDSDREGFEDYTKRMAGFIEAYCPVDSAEGPVCLRGNQSMGETLGDVVGLQMAYRAYRLSLNGEEAPMIDGLTGDQRFFLGFAQIWRGMEREESLRNRVMTANHPPGEFRLNNAVRHLDAWYDAFNVSPEDDLYLPPEERIKIW; encoded by the coding sequence ATGACCAAGAACTTCCTTGCCGCAGGGGCATCTGCCATCGCCCTGATTCTCGGCGCGCCTGCAGCGGCTGAAGAAACGGCCAGCCCGACTATGGACTTCGGCACCTGGGGTGTCGGCACCGACCTGATCGACGACAGCGTCGATCCGGGCGACGATTTCAACGCCTACGTTAACGGCAAGTGGATTGCCGAGAACGAGATCCCTGCCGATCGCCAGCGTTTCGGCGCGTTCGACATGCTGCGTGAAGGCGCGATCCACGACGTGCAGACGCTGGTGAACGACCTCGTCGCGTCCAACCCGGAGCCCGGCACTGCGGCCCGCCGTATCGTCGATGCTTACAACGCCTATCTCGATGTCGAGGCCATCGACGCGAGCGGGCTGGCGCCTGCGCGTCCCTATCTCGACACCATCTTCGCGGCAGAGGACCTTGCCTCGCTGGTCTCGCTGTTCGGCGACCCGCGCTATCCCGGCCTTGTCACCGCCGGCGTCACGATCGACGCACGCAATCCGACCGACCATGCCGTCGGCATCGGGTTCGACGGCATGGGCCTTCCCGACCGCGACTATTACCTCGTCGATTCCGAGAGCAACCTGAAGGTCCGCGAGGCCTATATGGACTATCTCGCGACCATGCTGGGCGCGGCCGGCTATGCCGATCCAGCATCGGCTGCCAAGGCAGTCTACGCGTTCGAGCGCAAGGTCGCCGAACTTGAATGGGCCCGCCAGGTACTGCGAATGCCCAAGCTCACCTATAACGAGCTGACGCCCGACGACCTCACGGCAATGGCCGGGGATTTCCCGATCGCAGCCCTGCTCGAAGCGTCGCAGCTCGGTGGTCAGGAACGCTATCTTGCACGCCAGCTTCCGCCGACTGCGGAGGAAATCGAGGAACTGGAACTGACGCAGGAACAGCTCGACATGATCGGCGGCGGCCTGCCTGCGATGATGAAGCTGTTGAGCGAAACGCCCCTCGCAACGCTCAAGGCCTATATGGCCACGCGCTTCCTAGAGCGTAACGCATCGGTGCTTTCGAGCGAGCTGGACGATGCGAACTTCGCTTTTTACGGCAAGACCATCAACGGTCAGGAGCAGCAGCAGGAACGTTGGAAGCGCGCCATCAACGCGGCCGAAGGCGCTTTGGGCGAGCAGCTCGGTGCCCTTTACGTCGCGCGGTACTTCCCGCCCGAGAGCAAGGCGCGCATGGACGAGCTGGTCGCGAACCTGTCCCGCTCCATGAGCCTGGCGCTCGATGCGAACGAGTGGATGACGCCGGAAACGATCGCCGAAGCGCGCACCAAGCTGGAAGGCTTCGTGCCGATGATCGGCTACCCCGCCGAGTTCGAAACCTATGACGGTCTCGAGATCGACCCGACCGACCCGCTCGGCAATCTGATGAATGCGCGGGTATGGGAAACCGAGGACGCTCGCTCGCGGCTCGGCACCAAGGTCGATCCGACCGAATGGGGCATGTTCCCGCAGACGGTGAATGCCTATTACTCGCCGCTCACCAATCGCATCGTCTTCCCCGCCGCGATCCTTCAGCCGCCGTTCTTCAACGCACAGGCGGACGAGGCAGTGAACTATGGCGGGATCGGTGCCGTAATCGGTCACGAAATCGGCCACGGCTATGACGACCAGGGCAGCCAGTTCGATGCTACCGGAACCCTGCGCAACTGGTGGCAGGATTCCGACCGCGAAGGCTTCGAGGACTACACGAAGCGCATGGCCGGCTTCATCGAAGCCTACTGCCCGGTCGATAGCGCGGAAGGACCCGTCTGCCTGCGCGGCAACCAGTCCATGGGCGAAACGCTGGGCGACGTGGTCGGCCTGCAGATGGCCTACCGCGCCTACCGCCTTTCGCTCAATGGCGAGGAAGCACCGATGATCGACGGGCTGACCGGCGACCAGCGCTTCTTCCTCGGCTTCGCGCAGATCTGGCGCGGCATGGAGCGCGAGGAAAGCCTGCGCAATCGCGTGATGACCGCCAACCACCCGCCGGGTGAATTCCGCCTCAACAATGCGGTGCGCCATCTCGATGCGTGGTACGATGCATTCAATGTATCGCCGGAAGACGATCTCTACCTGCCGCCGGAAGAGCGCATCAAAATCTGGTAA
- a CDS encoding undecaprenyl-diphosphate phosphatase has product MTFLQELLIALVQGITEFLPISSSGHLILIPKLTDFPDQGPLIDVAVHVGSLLAIILYFRKDVMGLARGGFASVGLAKDDAQRRLFWFVVIGTIPAVALGLFLKMGGYLEGFRSTQLVATNLIVFGILLGLADRFGKETKAYEDMTLRDAILVGLAQAMALIPGTSRSGATMTAARALGYQRVESARFSFLLAIPAVAGAGLLAAFDLADATAQMQQDAIVAGILTFFTALATMVFLMNFLKKASMMVFVIYRVALGAALLAFL; this is encoded by the coding sequence ATGACCTTCCTCCAAGAATTGCTGATCGCACTGGTCCAGGGAATCACCGAATTCCTGCCGATTTCCTCCTCGGGCCACCTGATCCTGATCCCCAAGCTCACGGATTTTCCCGATCAGGGGCCGCTGATCGACGTCGCCGTCCACGTGGGATCGCTGCTCGCGATCATCCTTTATTTCCGCAAGGACGTGATGGGCCTAGCGCGAGGTGGCTTTGCAAGCGTCGGTCTCGCCAAGGACGATGCCCAGCGCCGCCTGTTCTGGTTCGTCGTCATCGGAACCATCCCTGCCGTCGCGCTCGGCCTGTTCCTCAAGATGGGGGGATACCTGGAAGGCTTCCGGTCGACCCAGCTGGTCGCCACCAACCTTATCGTCTTCGGCATATTGCTGGGCCTTGCAGACCGCTTCGGCAAGGAAACCAAGGCCTATGAAGACATGACCCTGCGCGATGCCATCCTCGTCGGTCTGGCACAGGCGATGGCCCTGATTCCCGGTACGAGCCGATCGGGCGCCACCATGACCGCAGCACGCGCACTCGGTTACCAGCGCGTGGAATCGGCGCGCTTTTCCTTCCTGCTGGCCATTCCGGCCGTTGCAGGGGCAGGTTTGCTTGCCGCCTTTGATCTGGCCGACGCGACCGCGCAAATGCAGCAGGACGCGATCGTCGCCGGCATCCTGACCTTCTTCACAGCGCTGGCCACGATGGTTTTCCTGATGAATTTCCTCAAGAAAGCTTCGATGATGGTCTTCGTGATCTACCGGGTCGCGCTGGGCGCAGCCCTGCTTGCTTTCCTCTGA
- the phhA gene encoding phenylalanine 4-monooxygenase produces MATLAKTEQDFSRLPDLPDDVFTAPLKKPEHVGDDWLEPKQTEYDSEDDAIWNDLFERQMDVLPGRAATAFMEGTEKLDLGRGGVPEFGKLSEELDKLTGWSVVPVPMLIPDHVFFWHLANRRFPAGNFIRTRETFDYIQEPDVFHDVFGHVPMLTDPVYADYMQEYGRAGWKAMRYNRLKALGSLYWYTVEFGLIEEQPGDIRAYGAGILSGPTEVVYSVEAESPNRIMLNVDRVMRTDYVISDLQPTYFVIPSFEDLYRQTVERDFDKLYKSLGPGFTYANTAVIDVDYVVNRGTLEYTLRGGRGSGAKPV; encoded by the coding sequence ATGGCTACACTTGCAAAAACCGAACAGGATTTTTCGCGTCTCCCGGACTTGCCGGACGACGTCTTTACGGCCCCGCTGAAAAAGCCGGAGCATGTCGGCGACGACTGGCTGGAGCCGAAGCAGACCGAATACGACAGCGAAGACGATGCCATCTGGAACGACCTTTTTGAGCGCCAGATGGATGTGCTTCCGGGCCGTGCGGCGACTGCGTTCATGGAAGGCACCGAAAAGCTGGACCTCGGGCGCGGCGGCGTTCCGGAATTCGGCAAGCTATCGGAAGAACTCGACAAGCTGACCGGGTGGAGCGTGGTGCCCGTGCCCATGCTGATCCCCGATCACGTCTTCTTCTGGCACCTCGCCAATCGCCGTTTCCCGGCAGGCAATTTCATCCGCACGCGCGAGACGTTCGACTACATCCAGGAGCCCGACGTCTTTCACGACGTGTTCGGCCACGTGCCGATGCTGACCGATCCGGTCTATGCCGATTACATGCAGGAATATGGCCGCGCCGGGTGGAAGGCGATGCGCTACAACCGGTTGAAAGCGCTCGGTTCGCTCTACTGGTACACGGTGGAATTCGGCCTGATCGAGGAGCAACCTGGCGACATCCGCGCCTATGGTGCCGGCATCCTGTCCGGCCCGACGGAAGTCGTTTATTCGGTGGAGGCGGAAAGCCCCAACCGCATCATGCTCAATGTCGACCGGGTCATGCGCACGGATTACGTGATCAGCGACCTGCAGCCGACCTATTTTGTCATTCCCAGCTTCGAGGATCTCTACCGCCAGACGGTGGAGCGGGATTTCGACAAGCTCTACAAGAGCCTCGGCCCGGGCTTCACCTATGCGAACACCGCCGTGATCGACGTCGATTACGTGGTGAACCGCGGCACGCTGGAATACACTTTGCGCGGCGGGCGCGGATCGGGCGCGAAGCCGGTCTGA
- the ppk2 gene encoding polyphosphate kinase 2, whose product MKKSDYEDAIEPMQEELVGMARWAMATGQRIVVLFEGRDTAGKGGAIKAVRERLNPRQCRIVALSKPSEEERSQWYFQRYAKHLPSAGEIVLFDRSWYNRAGVERVMGFADEGQLQDFLRQAPAFEKLLVDDGIMLSKYWLGTDQEKQEERLRERLEDPLKRWKLSPIDLAARGKYDDYTRAREDMLAATHTEWAPWTLVDFNDQKRGRLTLVRNLLDRLPDTRVEAPTIDFPELGHDPVEETYGFLKPIADYPVD is encoded by the coding sequence GTGAAGAAGAGCGATTACGAAGACGCGATCGAACCCATGCAGGAAGAGCTTGTCGGCATGGCGCGCTGGGCGATGGCGACCGGTCAGCGGATCGTCGTGCTGTTCGAGGGGCGCGATACCGCCGGCAAGGGTGGTGCGATCAAGGCCGTGCGCGAACGGCTCAATCCGCGCCAGTGCCGCATCGTCGCCCTCTCGAAGCCCAGCGAGGAAGAGCGCAGCCAGTGGTATTTCCAGCGCTATGCCAAGCACCTGCCCTCTGCAGGCGAAATCGTCCTGTTCGATCGCAGCTGGTATAACCGCGCGGGAGTGGAGCGGGTCATGGGCTTTGCCGATGAAGGCCAATTGCAGGATTTCCTGCGCCAGGCCCCGGCGTTCGAGAAGCTGCTGGTCGATGATGGGATAATGCTCTCCAAATACTGGCTCGGCACCGATCAGGAAAAACAGGAAGAGCGCCTGCGCGAACGGCTGGAAGACCCGCTGAAGCGCTGGAAACTCTCGCCGATCGATCTGGCAGCACGCGGGAAATACGACGACTACACGCGAGCCCGCGAGGACATGCTGGCAGCGACCCACACCGAATGGGCGCCGTGGACACTGGTCGATTTCAACGATCAGAAGCGGGGGCGATTGACGCTGGTACGCAACCTGCTGGATCGGCTGCCCGATACGCGGGTGGAAGCGCCTACCATCGATTTTCCGGAGCTGGGGCACGATCCGGTGGAAGAGACCTACGGTTTCCTCAAGCCGATCGCGGATTATCCGGTCGATTAA